In a genomic window of Arvicanthis niloticus isolate mArvNil1 chromosome 8, mArvNil1.pat.X, whole genome shotgun sequence:
- the S1pr3 gene encoding sphingosine 1-phosphate receptor 3: protein MATTHAQGHQPVFGNDTLREHYDYVGKLAGRLRDPPEGGTLITTILFLVTCSFIVLENLMVLIAIWKNNKFHNRMYFFIGNLALCDLLAGIAYKVNILMSGRKTFSLSPTVWFLREGSMFVALGASTCSLLAIAIERHLTMIKMRPYDANKKHRVFLLIGMCWLIAFSLGALPILGWNCLENFPDCSTILPLYSKKYIAFLISIFTAILVTIVILYARIYFLVKSSSRRVANHNSERSMALLRTVVIVVSVFIACWSPLFILFLIDVACRVKECSILFKSQWFIMLAVLNSAMNPVIYTLASKEMRRAFFRLVCGCLVKGTGTQASPMQPALDPSRSKSSSSNNSSHSPKVKEDLPHVAASSCIIDKTRSLQNGVLCK, encoded by the coding sequence ATGGCAACCACGCATGCGCAGGGCCACCAGCCAGTCTTTGGGAATGACACTCTCCGGGAACATTACGATTACGTGGGGAAGCTGGCAGGCAGACTGCGGGACCCCCCTGAGGGTGGCACCCTCATCACCACCATCCTCTTCTTGGTCACCTGTAGCTTCATCGTCTTGGAGAACCTGATGGTTTTGATTGCCATCtggaaaaacaataaatttcACAACCGCATGTACTTTTTCATTGGCAACTTGGCTCTCTGCGACCTGCTGGCCGGCATAGCCTACAAGGTCAACATTCTGATGTCCGGCAGGAAGACGTTCAGCCTGTCTCCAACAGTGTGGTTCCTCAGGGAGGGCAGTATGTTTGTAGCCCTGGGCGCATCCACCTGCAGCTTATTGGCCATTGCTATCGAGCGGCACCTGACCATGATCAAGATGAGGCCGTATGATGCCAACAAGAAGCACCGCGTGTTCCTTCTGATTGGGATGTGCTGGCTAATTGCCTTCTCGCTGGGTGCCCTGCCCATCCTGGGCTGGAACTGCCTGGAGAACTTTCCTGACTGCTCTACCATTTTACCCCTCTACTCCAAGAAATACATTGCCTTCCTCATCAGCATCTTCACCGCCATTTTGGTGACTATCGTCATCTTGTATGCGCGCATCTACTTCCTGGTCAAGTCCAGCAGCCGCAGGGTGGCCAACCACAACTCCGAGAGGTCCATGGCCCTTCTGCGGACCGTAGTAATAGTGGTGAGCGTGTTCATCGCCTGTTGGTCCCCCcttttcatcctcttcctcatcgACGTGGCCTGCAGGGTGAAGGAGTGCTCCATCCTCTTCAAGAGTCAGTGGTTCATCATGCTGGCCGTCCTCAACTCGGCCATGAACCCTGTCATCTACACGCTGGCCAGCAAAGAGATGCGGCGTGCCTTCTTCCGGTTGGTATGCGGCTGTCTGGTCAAGGGCACAGGGACCCAGGCCTCACCCATGCAGCCTGCCCTCGACCCAAGCAGAAGTAAATCAAGCTCCAGTAACAACAGCAGCCACTCTCCAAAGGTCAAGGAAGACCTGCCCCACGTGGCTGCCTCTTCCTGCATCATTGACAAAACCAGGTCCCTTCAGAATGGGGTCCTTTGCAAGTGA